The genomic DNA TCGCTTTTTGTGCAGAAGACTGTCGGCGGCGATTTTGAATCGGCGCACAGGATTCGCACGGATTACCTGGAAAAGTTCGGCACGACGCTTGCTGGCCTCATGGCGATGAACGGTACCGACCCGGACGAATTCTTCGATTTCATTCACGAACCCGAATACCTGACGTACCCGAAAAACGCTCCCGAAAAACTCGCGCTGTTGCAAGGCCTGCAGGGCCCCCGCTATGTGTTTACCAACGGGCGGCACGACTGGAGCGAGGCGGGCATGGCGCACATGGGAATTGCTCCCGCGATAGATGGCGTGTTCGACCTGAAGATGATGGACTGGGTGGGAAAACCGCACGAGAGCGCGTACGAGAAGATGGAGCGGTGGCTTGCGCGTGTTTGGCCGGAGAGATGTGGCGCGATGCCTGGATGGGAATGCTCGATGCCCGCGAACAAGCGCGATATTGTGCTCCTGGAAGATTCTCTGCGGAACCTGGAACCCGCGCATAGGCGGGGCTGGACCACCGTGCTCGTGAACCCGAACGTGGAAGCGCCGGCTTGGGTGGATTTCCATATACCGCATCTGATGAACCTGCGCGATATTCTTCCTGTTGTGTCATCCTGAGCGGAGTGCGCAGCACGTAGTCGAAGGATCTATTTTTGTATTTTATACCCGTATGAAACGAACTGTTTATTCTGCACTTTTTGTAACGCTCGCTCTCCTTTTTGCCTCCCTGGCGTGGTCGTTCCCCGCTCCGCAGGCGCGCAACGGCTTCAGCAACATGAACGTGACGACGGAGTATTCCGAACTTTTGAAAGAGAAGAACGCCCGTAACGATTCGCTTTTGCCCGCGCTCGACGGCGACAAGGCCTTTGCCGAGGTGCTCCGCCTGAACCCGAACTTCTGGAGTCTCGGGAGCGCGATGGACAAGGAAGGCTCGCTCGTTACCAAGCTCAATGCGCAAATCGTGTTTATCGACGGTATCCGCGAGGATCCTTTCTGCGAACTGGTGAAGGGCTCCAAGAGCGACGCTTCCACATGGAACGTTCGTATAGGCGTGGACTTCGTTTCGGGCGGTTCCAACACGGTGCATATCCACGTGCAACAGTGCCTTGACTACGTGCGTGACCAGCTGGGTTATGCCATCAAGCAGGGCGACAAGATTGTGGTTATCCCGCCGAAGAAGGTGCTGGACAAGCTCCGCGAAAGCGAGATTCCCGATGCCATCGACCTCGACATGCAGCAGACGCTTTTGAAGGCGCACGAAGAAGTGGAACTTGACGGCAAGTGCCCCAAAAACATCGAGGCCTACATCATATTGATGAACGTGTACAACCAGGTCAAGGACAAGAAGATGGATTACGTTGTCATCAATGACCAGTTGAACAAGAACCGCAACGGCGCGGGCCGCGTGCAGAGCTGCGCCTTTAGCCGCGAGTGGAACAAGCGCTACCAGGAAAGTGCGAGTTTCGAGTGCGATATCGACAACGACCGCTGCCTCTACCGCCAGGAGAAGGACGGCAACTCCGAGTGGAGCATCAATTACGAGAAGGACCGTTTCGAGTACATCAACAAGAAGTTCCTGTTCTTCAACCGTAACCCCAAGAGCATCCACAAGGGCGGCACCATGCTCGACCTGCGCCTTATCCGCCTTTCGACCAAACTCTACCTGGAAGCCTACATCGACCTGAAGGGTAACCCCGTGACACTAGGGCTCATCATTGTTCCCGGTGACAAGACCATCGAGGATTACGACGACGGGGAAGACGAAGAAGACGGCGTGATGATGGAATAGGTGCGCGTACCCGCCAGAATTCCTGTTTCCTGCTTCATTTTGACGCCTTAATCCTTTTTTTGGACTTCTTATTATCTATATTTGGCGCGTACAAATCAAGGAGTAGCTAAATGCTCAAATCTACACTGCAACAGACCGATCCGGAAATCTACAACATCATTCAGGAAGAAGCCGAACGCCAGGAATATGGCATCGAGCTCATCGCTTCCGAAAACTATACCTCCAAGGCCGTCATGGAAGCCATGGGTTCCGTGCTGACCAACAAGTACAGCGAAGGCTACGTCGGCAAGCGCTACTACGGTGGTAACGAAGTGATCGACAAGATGGAAGCTTTGGCCATCGAACGTTGCAAGAAGCTCTTTGGTTGCGACCACGTGAACATCCAGCCGCTGTCCGGTTCTCCGGCCAACGCCGCCGTGTACTTCGCCGTCCTCAAACCGGGCGACAAGGTCCTCGGCCTCAAGCTCGACCACGGTGGACACCTTTCTCACGGCCATCCGGTGAACTTCTCCGGTATGCTCTACAACTTCGTGCAGTACGAAGTCGATAAGGAAACAGGCCGCATCGACATGGACAAGGTCCGCGAAATCGCTCTCCGCGAAAAGCCGAAGATGATCCTCGCCGGTTTCTCTGCCTACAGCCGTAACCTCGACTGGAAGCGCTTCAAGGAAATCGCCGACGAAGTGGGCGCCCTTACGATGGCTGACATTTCTCACATTGCCGGTCTCATTGCCGGTAAGGCTATCGAATCTCCGGTGCCGTATTTCGACATCGTGACGACCACCACCCACAAGACTCTCCGTGGCCCGCGTTCCGCTATCATCATGTGCAAGGACCGCACCATCCAGAAGATGGTGAAGGGCGAACTCAAGGAAGTCTCCCTCGCCAAGGAAATCGACAAGGGCGTGTTCCCGGGCATGCAGGGTGGTCCGCACGACCACATCAACGCCGGTAAGGCCGTTGCATTCCTCGAAGCTCTGCAGCCGGAATTCCAGACCTACGCGAAGAACGTTATCAAGAACGCTCAGGCCATGGCCGACGAAATGATGAAGCTGGGCTACAAGGTCATTAGCGACGGTACCGACAACCACCTCATCGTGGTGGACATGACCTCCAAGGGCGTTTCCGGTAAGGAAGCCGAAGTGGCCATGGAAAAGGTCGGCATCTCCTGCAGCCGTTCTACCATCCCGTTCGATCCGCGCAAGCCGATGGACCCGTCCGGTGTCCGTCTCGGTACGCCTGCTATCACGACTCGTGGCTTCGACGAAGAAGACACTCGCGAAGTGGCCCGCATCATCGACCGCGCTATCAAGGCTAAGGACGACGATGCTGCTCTCAAGAAGATCCGCGAAGAAATCGTGGCTCTCTGCAAGAAGCATCCGCTTTATAAATAACCGCTCGCGCTAGACTAGGGGATTAAATTGCTCCGGTCTGCGCTCGCTCTCGCAAAAGCGTGCAAAACGAGTGTCGCAAAATTGTGCTTGCATAATTTTATGACCGAGTGCAGCCGCGGACGCCAACGGCGTCAACCACGCCTCGTTAATACGAGGCGTTTGTTGCTCACACAAGTAAAGTGTAGCGGGGCAAACGCTCCGCGTGTTGCGTCATCCTGAGCGTAGCAAAGGATCCGGACTCGCATTATGTCATCCCCGACTTGTTCGGGGATCTTTTATATATAGAAAAAGCACAAAATTGCCAAAGTGGCGGTGAAATGGCTGAAAAATTGTCGTTTTCACCGCCGAAATTTACTTTGTGTGTATAAAAATGAACCTTTTTCTTGTTGCAGGGCATGATGCTGGCGGTGAAATGGAAGAAAAATGTTCAAAATCACCGCCATATGCGGCCTTTGGTGGGCTAAAATGAACAAAATTGCACAGACAAACTAGTAAAGTGGCGGTAAAATGGCGGAAAAATTGTCGTTTTCACCGCCAGAAAGGAATTTTCTGCCAACGGTTACAGAAAGATTCTATTATTTGGAAACAACTTGGAGGAAACATGCGACACCTTTGGTTTGGAATTCTTGCTTGTGCGGCGATGCTTGTCGCCTGCGGTGACGATGACAGCGATTTTGCGACACGCCCGGATGGGAAGGAATTGACGGAAGGGATGCTGACGGACTCGCGCAACGGTCAGACTTACAAGACGGTCACCATCGGCACGCAGACCTGGATGGCGGAAAATCTCAACTACGAGACTGCAAACTCCTACTGCTACAAGGATAGCGTTTCTAACTGCACCAAGTACGGTCGCCTTTACACTTGGGCTGCTGCGAAAACCGCTTGTCCGAGCGGCTGGCATTTGCCGACAGAGGTCGAATTTAAAGAGCTAGTTGCTACTGTTGGCGGTTCTAGTACAGCAGGCAAGATGCTCAAGTCTACTAGCGGCTGGGATGACGATGAAGGGGAAAGCGGCAATGGTACGGATGCCTACTTGTTCACGGCGTTGCCTGCTGGCGAATGGTCCGACAACGGTGGGATTTACCGTGATGAGGGCCTTTATGCGTTCTTCTGGGGTTCTACTGATGATGGTATCGCGTACAGTATGAACTTGCACTACCACGACGACATTGCAGGCCTGGGTTACGGCCACAAGGACACCGGACACTCTGTCCGTTGTATCAAAGGTTTAGAGGTGAAAAAGAGAACGACGCTCGTAGGGATTTATATATCATTCTGGCAATGTATATTGTGGTGTCTAAAATACCTTTTTTGGGTCTATATGACAAAAAGGTACCTGAAAAACAGGTACTTTTTGATTATATGACATTTGGGTACCTGAAATCGTCCGCAAGCCTTTATCTACTTG from Fibrobacter sp. UWR3 includes the following:
- a CDS encoding pyrimidine 5'-nucleotidase; the encoded protein is MKVWLFDYDLTLYGDEERYVINSLDHRISLFVQKTVGGDFESAHRIRTDYLEKFGTTLAGLMAMNGTDPDEFFDFIHEPEYLTYPKNAPEKLALLQGLQGPRYVFTNGRHDWSEAGMAHMGIAPAIDGVFDLKMMDWVGKPHESAYEKMERWLARVWPERCGAMPGWECSMPANKRDIVLLEDSLRNLEPAHRRGWTTVLVNPNVEAPAWVDFHIPHLMNLRDILPVVSS
- the glyA gene encoding serine hydroxymethyltransferase, which translates into the protein MLKSTLQQTDPEIYNIIQEEAERQEYGIELIASENYTSKAVMEAMGSVLTNKYSEGYVGKRYYGGNEVIDKMEALAIERCKKLFGCDHVNIQPLSGSPANAAVYFAVLKPGDKVLGLKLDHGGHLSHGHPVNFSGMLYNFVQYEVDKETGRIDMDKVREIALREKPKMILAGFSAYSRNLDWKRFKEIADEVGALTMADISHIAGLIAGKAIESPVPYFDIVTTTTHKTLRGPRSAIIMCKDRTIQKMVKGELKEVSLAKEIDKGVFPGMQGGPHDHINAGKAVAFLEALQPEFQTYAKNVIKNAQAMADEMMKLGYKVISDGTDNHLIVVDMTSKGVSGKEAEVAMEKVGISCSRSTIPFDPRKPMDPSGVRLGTPAITTRGFDEEDTREVARIIDRAIKAKDDDAALKKIREEIVALCKKHPLYK
- a CDS encoding fibrobacter succinogenes major paralogous domain-containing protein, whose protein sequence is MRHLWFGILACAAMLVACGDDDSDFATRPDGKELTEGMLTDSRNGQTYKTVTIGTQTWMAENLNYETANSYCYKDSVSNCTKYGRLYTWAAAKTACPSGWHLPTEVEFKELVATVGGSSTAGKMLKSTSGWDDDEGESGNGTDAYLFTALPAGEWSDNGGIYRDEGLYAFFWGSTDDGIAYSMNLHYHDDIAGLGYGHKDTGHSVRCIKGLEVKKRTTLVGIYISFWQCILWCLKYLFWVYMTKRYLKNRYFLII